Genomic window (Candidatus Fermentibacter sp.):
GGATGCTGTCATGGGCCCTGAGGGGCTTCTCGCTCTTCCTCTGGTTCGACTTCGCCGGCCTCGGAGCGGGGGACAGGTTCGCCATGCTCGCCGCCTGTATAATCGTGATGCCGGTCTCGTGGCTCGTATCCCTCGTCTGGGTGTTCGTCCCGGGAGGGATAGGAGTGAGGGAGTCCTTCCAGGGACTGGTCCTGGCTCCCTTCGCCGGCGGCATCGCGGTGGCTGTGACGGTTTCCCTCTGCCACAGGATCCTCCTGATGCTCGTCGAGGCTTCCTACGCCGTGGAGGCGACATTGTCCGAAGCTTTCTCGCGCAGACTGTCCCTGATCCCGAAGGTGGCCGGGCTGGCCGCGTCCGCCGCCTTCGCCTTCCTGGCCCGACACGGCCTCTGCAGGCCCCCCGCCCCGATCAACGTGACCTTCTCGGTCACGCGCCGGTGCCAGTCCCGGTGCGGCACCTGCATGATCTGGAAGGCCCCCGGGCTCCCCGAGCTGGAACTGCCTGCAATCGAGGCCATGTTCAGGTCGATCGGGCGCACCTGGTTCTTCAACATCTCCGGCGGCGAACCCTACCTCCGCAGCGACCTGCCGGAGATAGTGCGCCTCGCGTGCAGGCACCTCCGCCCGGCCGTCATCCACGTCCCCACGAACGCACTTATGCCCGGGAGGATAGAGGATACCACCCGGGAGATGCTCGAGGTCATCCGCCGCGAGTCGCCGGGGACCGCCCTCACGGTGAAGCCGTCCTTCGACGGGATCGGGGCGCGGCACGACGAGATAAGGGGCGTGCCGGGCAACTTCGACAGGCTGCTCGACACGCTCGGGCGCCTCACGGCCTTGAGGCGCGAGTACCCCGCCCTCCACGTGGGGGTCGGCACCGTCATCTCCAGGTTCAACTCGGAGGAGCTGCCCGGGGTCATCGAGTACGCGAGGAACCTCGGCGTGGACACGTACATCAACGAGATAGCCGAGGAGCGCGAGGAGTTCTTCAACGTCGGCTCCGGCATCACGCCGGATCCCGCCACTTACGGAAGCATCATGGAAGGCTTCAGGCGTGCCACCATCGAGAAGATGAAGCACGCCAGGCTGCTCGGAAGGATCACCTCCGGGCTCAGGCTGGTCTACTACGACCTGGTGGTGAGGATCCTCCGCGAGAGGCGCCAGGTGATCCCGTGCTACGCCGGCCTGCTCAATGTCCACATCAATGCCGACGGGGCGGTATGGCCATGCGCGATAAGGGCCTATGCCGCCGAGATGGGCCGTGTGGGCCCGGAAGGCGACTTCGCGTCCGCCTGGCGCTCCGGGAAGGCCCGCGAGATCAGGCGGTCGATACGGAGGGGCGAGTGCTGGTGCCCGCTGGCAAACCAGGCCTATTCCAACATCATGATGCACCCGCCCTCGCTGCTGTCTGCGTTGTCCGCGGGCCTTCGCGGTTCGCGTGACGGGAGGGACAGGGCATGAAGCTGCTCAGGATGACGACCCACGAGTTCGTGAAGCTGGACAGGAGTCTCTGTTTCTGGCCCGTGGGGAATCGGGTGGCGCCATGAAGCTGCTCAGGATGACGACCCACGAGTTCGTGAAGCTGGACAGGAGTCTCTGTTTCTGGCCCGTGGGAACGGTCGAGGCTCACGATGCCGGCCCCCTGGGGACCGACGTCATCGCCCCGGAGAAGCTGGCCGGGGATCTGGCGCCAGAGTTCGGCGCGATCCTGCTCCCCACCCTGCCGTTCGGGCTGGTCAACTCCCTCTCGGGATATCCCGGCGGGATGTGGATGCAGAAGGAGACCTACAGGTCCCTCGTCGTCGAGCTGCTCGACTCGGTGTCCGTCTCCGGCATCGAGCAGGTCGTCGTCTTCAACGGCCACGGAGGCAATTCGGAAACCCTGTCCGAGGCCCTGTCCGAGGTCTGGAAGTCGTGCGGCGTGCGGACCGCGCTCGTCGACTGGTGGGTGGTGGGCGACGACATCGCCAGGGAGATCTTCGGATCCTCGGCCGGACACGGCGGCTCGGACGAGCTGGCCCTGGTCCAGGCGGCCATCCCCGACTTCGTCCCCGAGTGGGACGGTTCCGGCTCCTGGCTGGATCGCGAGGGGGTCAGGACATATCCGGTGCCGGCATGCTCCATCCGCTATTCCGGCTGCGAAGCGAAGCCCTTCTCCGTAGCGGCGGCCTCCGCCTACTACGAGAGGCTCAGGGACAGGATCCGCGGGATCGTCTCCGAGATCCTCGAGGGCTGGGGCGCGGGCGGCCGCATCGACGGGTGAGGGCCTCCGGGCTATCGCCAGTGCCCGTGCCTGTGGTGGATGTCGGGGAGATGGGCGTGCGTATGCTCGAAGGGTTCGTGCTGATGCGGGTGGCAGTGCCTCTCCCCGGCCGGCTCGGTCCCGTCGTGGGAATGCGCGTGGTGGACGTCGTGCACGTGCGTGTGTTCGTGGAAGAGCGATCCATGCGCGTGGGCGTGGATGTGCCTCTCGCCTGACTGCAGCCATACCCCTGCGGCCATCAGGACCGCGGCGGGCAGCAGCATCGGCCCGGCCGGCTCGCCCAGGATCAGCAGCGAGGCGCCCGCGCCTATGAAGGGGGCCGTCGAGAAGAGCGCCCCCGTCCTCGCCGCACCGGCCTCCCTCAGCGCCATGACGAACAGCACGAGGCTGGCCCCGTAGCCGAGGAATCCCGCCAGCCCTGCGATCGCCGCCGTGCCGGCATCCGGAAGGGACATGCCGAGCAGG
Coding sequences:
- a CDS encoding creatininase family protein is translated as MKLLRMTTHEFVKLDRSLCFWPVGTVEAHDAGPLGTDVIAPEKLAGDLAPEFGAILLPTLPFGLVNSLSGYPGGMWMQKETYRSLVVELLDSVSVSGIEQVVVFNGHGGNSETLSEALSEVWKSCGVRTALVDWWVVGDDIAREIFGSSAGHGGSDELALVQAAIPDFVPEWDGSGSWLDREGVRTYPVPACSIRYSGCEAKPFSVAAASAYYERLRDRIRGIVSEILEGWGAGGRIDG
- a CDS encoding radical SAM protein; protein product: MPARHDFLNRLGAWFGFALLAGGVVWFVFGLWPSWRGDVGDLASRLDFAGRWPLLVSSVLSALASLYFAPAPWVRLVGAAGAGVSRTALRRNWFITQTGSYIPGRVWMFLGRLAFLRSRGVGAGISLFSMAFENIYLMISACLLSLAVIPLSGGAGLPPEARVYIAAASAVVLLALAAPGIRAFLVERMTGRFGKVLGRGSMPRIGAMDGLYMVSTGMLSWALRGFSLFLWFDFAGLGAGDRFAMLAACIIVMPVSWLVSLVWVFVPGGIGVRESFQGLVLAPFAGGIAVAVTVSLCHRILLMLVEASYAVEATLSEAFSRRLSLIPKVAGLAASAAFAFLARHGLCRPPAPINVTFSVTRRCQSRCGTCMIWKAPGLPELELPAIEAMFRSIGRTWFFNISGGEPYLRSDLPEIVRLACRHLRPAVIHVPTNALMPGRIEDTTREMLEVIRRESPGTALTVKPSFDGIGARHDEIRGVPGNFDRLLDTLGRLTALRREYPALHVGVGTVISRFNSEELPGVIEYARNLGVDTYINEIAEEREEFFNVGSGITPDPATYGSIMEGFRRATIEKMKHARLLGRITSGLRLVYYDLVVRILRERRQVIPCYAGLLNVHINADGAVWPCAIRAYAAEMGRVGPEGDFASAWRSGKAREIRRSIRRGECWCPLANQAYSNIMMHPPSLLSALSAGLRGSRDGRDRA